In Nitrospira sp., the following proteins share a genomic window:
- the mobB gene encoding molybdopterin-guanine dinucleotide biosynthesis protein B → MTRKQAAGRTVPVLCFVGRSNSGKTTLIEQLIPELVRAGYKIATVKHSGHGFDLDTEGKDSWRHKRAGASTVLVLSKGSLAMFSDVDDDIHLTDLRKRFLDKSIDLILAEGWKSDSFPKIVVVRDQIGEVPVSPVGLLAVVSNKPVEVPVPVLDPDDIAGVAALIVKKFPKRTQHALDA, encoded by the coding sequence ATGACGAGGAAGCAAGCAGCTGGCCGGACCGTGCCGGTCCTCTGCTTCGTTGGGCGGTCCAACAGCGGGAAGACCACGCTTATCGAACAGCTCATCCCCGAGCTGGTGAGGGCGGGCTACAAGATCGCGACCGTCAAGCATTCCGGTCACGGCTTCGATCTCGATACCGAGGGCAAGGACAGCTGGCGCCACAAGCGGGCCGGCGCCAGTACGGTGCTGGTGCTATCCAAGGGCAGCCTCGCCATGTTTTCTGATGTGGATGACGACATCCATCTAACCGACCTGCGCAAGCGGTTTCTCGACAAGTCCATCGACCTTATCCTTGCCGAGGGCTGGAAGAGCGATAGCTTTCCGAAGATTGTCGTCGTGCGGGATCAGATAGGCGAGGTGCCGGTATCGCCGGTGGGCCTGCTCGCAGTCGTTTCAAATAAACCGGTTGAAGTACCGGTGCCTGTGCTTGATCCGGACGATATCGCCGGCGTAGCGGCATTGATCGTCAAGAAATTCCCGAAGCGCACACAGCATGCATTGGACGCCTAA
- a CDS encoding ABC transporter ATP-binding protein, producing MSAPIVEVRDLIKRFGDFTAVDGISFDIEPGEILGLLGPNGAGKTTTIQMLLGLVTPTSGSIRMFGKDLATHREEILQHVNFSSTYISMPYSLTVEENLWVVAKLYGMTDIPRRIDDVLKKMELEAARTHVTRRLSSGQMTRLALAKAFLTEPKVLLLDEPTASLDPDIAHKVRALLRDVRQATGLSVLYTSHNMKEMEEMSDRIIFLQKGKIVAQGTAQDIMRQFGQRDLEEVFLKLARES from the coding sequence ATGTCTGCGCCCATCGTTGAAGTCCGCGATCTCATCAAGCGCTTCGGCGATTTCACCGCCGTGGACGGAATCTCGTTCGACATCGAGCCGGGTGAGATTCTCGGCCTGCTCGGTCCCAACGGGGCGGGGAAGACGACCACGATCCAGATGTTGCTTGGATTGGTCACGCCCACGTCCGGGTCGATCCGCATGTTCGGCAAGGATCTGGCGACGCACCGCGAAGAGATTCTTCAGCACGTCAACTTTTCCTCCACGTATATTTCCATGCCCTATTCGCTGACAGTTGAGGAAAACCTCTGGGTTGTGGCCAAGCTCTACGGCATGACCGACATTCCGCGGCGGATCGATGATGTACTCAAGAAGATGGAGCTAGAGGCGGCTCGGACGCATGTGACACGGCGGCTCTCGTCCGGTCAGATGACGCGTCTAGCCCTGGCCAAGGCCTTTCTGACGGAACCGAAAGTGCTGCTACTCGACGAGCCGACGGCAAGCCTCGACCCCGATATCGCGCACAAGGTCCGTGCGCTGCTCAGGGACGTGCGGCAGGCGACCGGATTGAGCGTCCTCTATACCTCCCACAACATGAAAGAGATGGAGGAGATGTCCGATCGGATCATCTTTCTTCAGAAGGGTAAGATCGTCGCGCAGGGGACGGCGCAGGACATCATGCGGCAGTTTGGCCAGCGCGATCTGGAAGAGGTGTTTCTCAAGCTGGCGAGGGAATCGTGA
- a CDS encoding molybdopterin molybdotransferase MoeA has protein sequence MAEGLQRLTPLQDAQKIVLDAAQSLGLEKIGLLEVLGRVLGEDIVAQRDNPPWDNSAMDGFAVRHDDIKQEHAIGRVVTLRVIEDVPAGKMAVKTVGPGQAIRIMTGAPVPKGADTVLKVEDTEHTPDCVRVFKSEPRGSNIRSQGEDVKKSECIIAKGTQIRPAEAGMLAILAKSFVFVYQRPRVAILSTGDELADLDERFSEEKIINSNSWGIAAAVQEAGGIPYLLGIAKDNPAALKEKIMHGLNADILVLSGGVSMGDYDFTKAVFKDLGAEMHFWKLAIRPGQPLAFGKIQGKLAFGLPGNPVSSMVTFEQLVRPAILKMGGHRSYGRPVVQAHFQEKFSKKTDRRHFLRGVLTQEGGVFKVRTTGDQGSGILTSMVKANCLIDIPQEVDKLNLGDTVAVQILSANLWDWEGGQSHTRSGKLSCC, from the coding sequence ATGGCGGAAGGACTACAGAGACTCACGCCGTTACAAGATGCGCAGAAGATTGTGCTCGATGCTGCGCAATCGCTTGGCCTGGAGAAGATCGGTCTGCTCGAAGTCCTGGGGCGCGTGCTGGGCGAAGATATCGTCGCCCAGCGGGACAATCCGCCGTGGGACAACTCGGCCATGGACGGGTTTGCCGTCCGCCACGACGACATCAAGCAGGAGCATGCGATCGGCAGGGTCGTTACGCTCAGAGTCATCGAAGACGTGCCAGCCGGCAAGATGGCCGTAAAGACGGTCGGCCCCGGCCAGGCAATCCGGATTATGACGGGGGCACCAGTTCCGAAAGGCGCGGACACGGTGCTCAAGGTCGAGGACACGGAGCACACACCGGATTGCGTTAGGGTCTTCAAGTCGGAGCCGCGTGGCTCCAACATCCGCTCACAGGGCGAGGATGTGAAGAAGAGCGAGTGTATCATTGCCAAGGGCACGCAGATTCGTCCTGCGGAGGCGGGGATGCTCGCCATTCTGGCGAAGTCGTTCGTGTTCGTCTATCAGCGGCCGCGGGTGGCGATTCTCTCAACAGGCGACGAGCTGGCTGACCTGGACGAGCGGTTCAGCGAGGAAAAGATCATTAATTCAAACAGTTGGGGTATCGCGGCGGCCGTCCAGGAAGCGGGTGGTATTCCCTATCTGCTCGGCATCGCAAAGGATAATCCCGCGGCGCTCAAGGAAAAGATCATGCACGGGCTAAATGCCGACATTCTTGTGCTCTCCGGCGGTGTCTCGATGGGCGATTATGATTTCACTAAGGCGGTCTTCAAGGACCTCGGGGCGGAGATGCATTTCTGGAAGCTGGCCATCCGCCCTGGCCAGCCGCTGGCCTTCGGAAAAATCCAGGGCAAGTTGGCCTTTGGCCTCCCGGGCAATCCCGTGTCTTCGATGGTCACCTTCGAGCAGCTCGTGCGGCCGGCCATACTGAAGATGGGCGGGCACCGCAGCTACGGGCGGCCTGTTGTGCAGGCGCACTTCCAGGAAAAATTTTCCAAGAAGACCGACCGCCGCCATTTCCTGCGCGGCGTCCTGACGCAGGAGGGCGGTGTGTTCAAGGTGCGGACGACTGGCGATCAGGGGTCCGGCATCCTGACCTCGATGGTTAAGGCCAATTGTCTGATCGACATTCCGCAAGAAGTGGACAAGCTCAATCTTGGCGACACAGTCGCGGTGCAGATTCTGAGCGCGAACCTCTGGGATTGGGAAGGTGGCCAGTCGCACACGCGCAGCGGCAAGCTGTCCTGTTGCTGA
- a CDS encoding Do family serine endopeptidase encodes MRNRTRVRLAVMTLVSVLVLGWMVGAALWSAPVADAAVPPALAQGFSEIVKKVTPAVVNIQVSGQEGRRGGRRQLPLPPGPFGGPPGEEPPGDEPGQQIPPPPGPPGRPEQSAGSGVVIDSKGYIITNNHVVDNASQITVTLSDKREFTAKLVGADPKTDLAIVKIEADNLPALKWGEYDKLQVGDLVLAVGSPFGLSSTVTLGIISALGRGNVGIADYEDFIQTDAAINPGNSGGALVNMNGDLIGINTAIFSRTGGSEGIGFAVPSSIAVDIAEALTKTGKVVRGWMGIAIQEVTKELAKSFKLPDSRKSGVLISEVNESGPSHAAGINRGDVVIGFNDKDIQSVSQLRNMVARTLVGTTARVKVLRDGKEQVIAVKIGERPLDEVLAKREPSGSAAPGQSDTEKPPDNVLAALKTQMLDAALRSQLNVPAKTNGVAVQHVEAGSAAEAAGVQRGDIVQEVNRETVKSLEEYKKAVAKIKKDETAVLLLSRQGNTLFVAVSPK; translated from the coding sequence ATGCGTAACCGTACACGAGTTAGACTTGCAGTCATGACTCTGGTCTCCGTTCTGGTGCTTGGATGGATGGTCGGAGCGGCTTTGTGGTCTGCTCCGGTGGCCGATGCGGCGGTGCCGCCGGCCTTAGCACAAGGCTTTTCCGAGATCGTCAAAAAAGTTACGCCGGCCGTGGTGAACATCCAGGTGAGCGGCCAGGAAGGCCGCCGCGGTGGCCGCCGCCAGCTCCCGCTGCCGCCCGGTCCGTTTGGGGGGCCTCCCGGCGAGGAGCCACCCGGCGACGAGCCAGGGCAGCAGATTCCGCCGCCTCCGGGACCGCCCGGCCGTCCGGAACAGAGCGCGGGGTCCGGCGTCGTCATCGACTCAAAGGGCTATATCATCACCAACAACCACGTGGTGGACAATGCGTCGCAGATTACTGTCACGCTGAGCGACAAGCGAGAGTTTACAGCGAAACTCGTGGGCGCCGATCCCAAGACGGACCTGGCGATCGTGAAAATTGAGGCGGACAATCTCCCGGCGCTGAAATGGGGGGAGTACGATAAACTGCAGGTCGGCGATCTGGTGCTAGCCGTCGGCAGCCCCTTCGGGCTGAGTTCGACCGTTACGCTCGGCATCATCAGCGCGCTGGGTCGCGGCAATGTCGGAATCGCTGACTATGAGGATTTCATCCAGACCGATGCGGCGATCAATCCGGGTAATTCGGGCGGCGCGCTGGTCAACATGAACGGCGACCTGATCGGCATCAATACAGCCATCTTCTCGCGCACCGGCGGTTCTGAGGGCATCGGTTTTGCGGTCCCCAGCAGTATCGCCGTGGATATCGCTGAGGCGCTGACTAAGACAGGCAAGGTCGTGCGGGGCTGGATGGGTATTGCGATCCAGGAAGTCACCAAGGAGTTGGCCAAGTCGTTCAAATTGCCGGACAGCCGGAAGAGCGGCGTTTTGATCAGCGAAGTGAACGAGAGCGGGCCGTCGCATGCGGCCGGAATCAACCGGGGCGACGTGGTGATCGGGTTCAACGACAAGGACATCCAGAGCGTCAGCCAGCTTCGGAACATGGTCGCGCGCACGTTGGTCGGCACGACGGCGCGCGTAAAGGTTCTGCGCGACGGCAAGGAGCAGGTGATCGCCGTGAAGATCGGCGAGCGGCCGTTGGATGAAGTGCTAGCCAAGCGCGAGCCGTCCGGTTCCGCCGCCCCCGGCCAGTCCGATACGGAGAAGCCACCGGACAACGTGCTGGCTGCGCTGAAGACTCAGATGCTGGACGCGGCGCTCCGAAGCCAGTTAAACGTGCCGGCTAAGACCAACGGCGTGGCGGTGCAGCACGTCGAGGCGGGCAGCGCGGCCGAGGCTGCTGGCGTGCAGCGCGGCGATATCGTTCAGGAGGTAAACCGCGAGACCGTCAAGAGCCTCGAGGAATACAAGAAGGCTGTCGCGAAGATCAAAAAGGACGAGACGGCCGTGCTGTTGCTGAGTCGGCAGGGCAATACGCTCTTTGTGGCGGTGAGCCCGAAATAG
- a CDS encoding Mrp/NBP35 family ATP-binding protein, with protein sequence MAKELKMMQPSGGGNGDVCTYMWACAICDENETCQKDKEGHSRWLVAKRLERIEYKVLVMSNKGGVGKSTCTTNLAVSLALKGWHVGICDMDIHGPNIPKMVGAEGSKLKVSTSGGIIPYQAYNMKIASMSFLLQNPDDPIIWRDAYKYEFINQLLGGVEWQDLNFLFVDLPPGTGNESVTTIDLIGNVSGAVIITTPQEVALLDSRKSVTFCRDSEVPIIGIVENMSGLDCPHCHQHIDVFRKGGGEASAHDMGVPFLGRIPLDPEVVMQSDAGEPYALFNSDTPTAQAYHDIANQIEAFCKKSGSLIKMGPTHKG encoded by the coding sequence ATGGCGAAAGAATTGAAAATGATGCAACCTTCGGGCGGCGGCAATGGCGACGTCTGCACCTACATGTGGGCCTGCGCCATCTGCGACGAGAACGAAACCTGCCAGAAGGACAAGGAAGGGCACAGCCGTTGGCTAGTGGCCAAGCGCCTGGAGCGCATCGAATATAAAGTCCTCGTTATGAGTAACAAGGGAGGCGTGGGCAAGAGCACCTGCACGACCAACCTTGCGGTAAGCCTGGCGCTCAAGGGCTGGCATGTCGGCATCTGCGACATGGACATTCACGGACCGAATATTCCCAAAATGGTCGGCGCCGAAGGCAGCAAGCTCAAGGTGAGCACCTCGGGCGGGATCATCCCGTACCAGGCGTACAATATGAAAATTGCTTCCATGTCATTCCTGCTGCAGAATCCTGACGATCCCATCATCTGGCGGGACGCCTACAAATACGAATTTATCAATCAGTTGCTTGGCGGCGTGGAATGGCAGGACTTGAACTTCCTCTTCGTTGATCTGCCGCCGGGTACCGGCAACGAATCGGTGACGACGATTGACCTGATTGGTAACGTGAGCGGGGCGGTGATCATCACGACGCCACAGGAAGTGGCACTGCTCGACTCGCGCAAATCGGTGACGTTCTGCCGGGACAGCGAGGTGCCGATCATCGGTATCGTCGAAAACATGAGCGGCCTCGACTGTCCGCATTGTCACCAGCACATCGATGTCTTCCGGAAGGGCGGCGGCGAAGCCTCCGCGCACGACATGGGCGTGCCATTCCTGGGGCGCATCCCGCTTGATCCCGAAGTGGTCATGCAGAGCGACGCGGGTGAGCCCTATGCCCTATTTAACTCGGACACGCCCACGGCGCAGGCCTACCACGACATCGCCAACCAGATCGAAGCCTTCTGCAAGAAGAGTGGCTCGCTGATCAAAATGGGGCCGACCCACAAGGGCTGA
- a CDS encoding RNA-binding protein, with protein MGSKIYVGGLPYAATEQQLSDLFAQHGAVESARVITDKFTGQSRGFGFVEMTTSEDAQKAISALNGTQMDGRTLTVNEAKPMEPRTGGGGRGGFGGGAGRSSGGAGGGGNRGRW; from the coding sequence ATGGGTTCTAAGATTTATGTCGGTGGGTTGCCGTACGCGGCGACCGAACAGCAACTCAGTGATCTCTTTGCGCAGCACGGCGCAGTCGAGTCGGCGCGGGTGATCACGGATAAGTTCACGGGGCAGTCCCGTGGCTTCGGCTTCGTGGAAATGACCACGAGCGAGGATGCGCAGAAGGCCATCAGCGCCCTGAATGGGACGCAGATGGACGGGCGGACCCTGACCGTGAACGAGGCCAAGCCCATGGAGCCGCGCACTGGCGGCGGGGGCCGTGGTGGTTTCGGCGGTGGCGCCGGCCGTAGCAGCGGTGGCGCTGGCGGCGGGGGCAACCGGGGCCGCTGGTAA
- a CDS encoding ABC transporter permease, with amino-acid sequence MEIFYWPFIDLVIWGFITMYLMRYQGQLPGVVTFFLGALILWDVLFRAQQGITISFLEEVWARNLMNLFASPLTPGEFLASTMALSVFKVSAVSFVMAACALLFYDYNVFMIGLALVPFVLNLMIAGWIIGVLTTSLIMRFGQEVEVFAWGMVFLFQPISCVFYPVEILPKWLQTIAWGNPATHVFEGMRSVLTTSVFPGLHLAWATGLNGLYLVMMVGWFHYTFNVCKERGLLVRVGE; translated from the coding sequence ATGGAGATTTTCTACTGGCCCTTCATTGACCTGGTGATCTGGGGCTTCATCACGATGTACCTCATGCGCTATCAGGGGCAGTTGCCCGGCGTGGTTACGTTCTTTCTGGGTGCGCTGATTCTGTGGGATGTGCTGTTTCGCGCCCAGCAGGGCATCACGATCTCGTTTCTGGAGGAAGTCTGGGCGAGGAATCTCATGAATCTCTTCGCCAGCCCGCTGACGCCAGGCGAGTTTCTGGCTTCGACAATGGCATTGAGCGTCTTCAAGGTGTCGGCCGTGTCGTTCGTGATGGCGGCCTGCGCGCTGCTATTCTACGACTACAACGTGTTCATGATCGGGCTGGCGCTGGTCCCCTTTGTGCTGAATTTGATGATCGCAGGATGGATCATCGGCGTGCTAACGACCTCGCTCATCATGCGGTTCGGGCAGGAGGTGGAAGTATTTGCCTGGGGCATGGTCTTTCTCTTCCAGCCGATCTCCTGCGTCTTCTATCCGGTCGAGATTCTTCCAAAGTGGTTGCAGACTATTGCCTGGGGCAATCCTGCCACGCATGTGTTCGAGGGCATGCGGAGCGTGTTGACGACGTCTGTGTTTCCCGGTCTGCATCTGGCCTGGGCAACGGGGCTGAACGGGCTCTATTTGGTAATGATGGTCGGCTGGTTCCATTACACGTTCAACGTGTGCAAGGAGCGCGGCCTGCTCGTTCGGGTTGGAGAGTAG
- the tatC gene encoding twin-arginine translocase subunit TatC, with translation MAGLNDFQKWLQDSVFTPLEDRKMPVMEHLVELQARLTRAVLILAAVFVGTFFYADALVQWLRVPLQNAFILGKMQWVPTDLPVVPFVFLAPAEALWQNVKVAGLFALVLATPYVLWEIWQFVMPGLHAPERRFVGPFVLLSTIAFYLGIAFSFFFVLPFALNFLISYGVNAGFIPQLSIAQYVGFALWFLLVFGLIFEVPLAITLMAKLGWVDVPFLKRYRKWAFLGAFIIAAILTPTPDPFNQCLMALPMYIFYEVGIVSAGFFKKKSATGSEPTAESAAAGRAPAPVAAKPMRAEDPYVAVPGGVGRR, from the coding sequence ATGGCCGGTTTGAACGATTTTCAAAAGTGGCTCCAGGATTCGGTCTTCACGCCGCTGGAAGACCGCAAGATGCCGGTCATGGAGCACCTCGTGGAGCTTCAGGCCCGGCTGACGCGCGCCGTTCTGATTCTGGCGGCGGTGTTCGTCGGCACGTTTTTTTACGCCGACGCGCTGGTCCAGTGGTTGCGGGTGCCCCTCCAGAACGCGTTCATTCTGGGCAAGATGCAGTGGGTGCCGACCGATCTGCCGGTCGTGCCCTTTGTCTTTCTTGCACCGGCCGAGGCCCTGTGGCAGAACGTGAAGGTGGCTGGGCTCTTCGCGTTGGTGTTGGCGACGCCCTATGTGCTGTGGGAGATATGGCAGTTTGTGATGCCGGGCCTGCACGCACCGGAGCGACGTTTCGTCGGCCCCTTCGTGCTACTCAGTACGATCGCGTTTTATCTGGGCATCGCCTTCTCGTTTTTCTTCGTGTTGCCCTTTGCCTTGAACTTTCTGATTTCCTACGGCGTCAACGCCGGTTTCATTCCGCAGCTGTCCATCGCGCAGTACGTCGGGTTCGCCCTCTGGTTTCTGCTGGTCTTTGGGCTGATCTTTGAGGTGCCGCTGGCGATCACGCTGATGGCCAAGCTGGGCTGGGTGGACGTGCCGTTTTTGAAGCGTTATCGCAAATGGGCTTTTCTCGGCGCCTTCATCATCGCGGCGATTCTGACGCCCACCCCCGATCCGTTCAATCAATGTTTGATGGCACTGCCGATGTATATTTTCTACGAAGTTGGCATCGTCAGTGCCGGCTTCTTCAAAAAGAAATCTGCGACAGGTTCAGAGCCGACCGCAGAGTCTGCAGCGGCAGGACGTGCACCGGCACCGGTGGCGGCCAAGCCGATGAGGGCCGAGGACCCCTACGTGGCCGTGCCGGGCGGAGTCGGGCGGCGCTAG
- a CDS encoding cytochrome C, with protein MHWTPKAAVILVIATGALVLGSVAIPLTDHPKFCASCHNITPSYNSWVQSSHKDVECVACHVRPGLEGFLRDKAYAGTKDVLVTLFGTPTDAHNLNAKVYSEVCISCHREVLRISEVAPRDLPKPVQDVGLIMSHRKHMEAFATRGQGEGCTTCHAGVVHQAPIKGYPIVIPRGHVKADSKPWYPDHPPDSVLWKKNLGDCFRCHDGKTEHEGKVLSNKCETCHLPEKVQDLLF; from the coding sequence ATGCATTGGACGCCTAAGGCGGCCGTCATTCTGGTAATCGCCACCGGGGCGCTGGTTCTCGGAAGCGTCGCGATTCCGCTGACTGACCATCCGAAGTTCTGTGCCAGTTGTCACAACATCACGCCATCCTACAACTCATGGGTGCAGTCTTCCCACAAGGACGTCGAGTGCGTGGCCTGCCACGTCCGGCCGGGGCTGGAAGGCTTCCTGCGCGACAAGGCCTATGCCGGCACGAAGGACGTGCTGGTCACGCTTTTCGGAACGCCCACGGACGCGCACAATCTGAACGCGAAGGTCTATTCGGAAGTCTGCATCAGTTGCCATCGCGAAGTGCTGCGCATTTCCGAGGTCGCGCCGCGCGATCTACCGAAACCGGTTCAGGACGTCGGGCTTATCATGAGTCATCGGAAGCACATGGAGGCCTTCGCTACGCGCGGGCAGGGGGAGGGCTGCACCACCTGCCACGCTGGCGTCGTGCATCAGGCGCCGATCAAGGGCTATCCGATCGTCATCCCTCGTGGGCACGTCAAGGCGGACAGCAAACCCTGGTATCCTGACCATCCACCTGATAGCGTGCTCTGGAAGAAAAATCTCGGCGATTGCTTCCGGTGCCACGACGGCAAGACGGAGCACGAGGGGAAAGTGCTCAGCAATAAGTGCGAGACCTGCCACCTTCCGGAGAAGGTCCAGGACCTTCTCTTCTGA